The following proteins are encoded in a genomic region of Nicotiana sylvestris chromosome 4, ASM39365v2, whole genome shotgun sequence:
- the LOC104240808 gene encoding uncharacterized protein — protein sequence MPAKRKYTRRASATSQGTTTNAAQEEDTPAQEVAPGSVPSASDMDVRGAIQLLTQIVATQAQREGTSDVHEMSSSSSREFLNMKPLVFTGSKKDKDPQNFIDELKDVANTLYEIWEESREEDADPSTKKEFADAFLEHFLPIKVLEAKALEFERLRQNDMSVNEYYLKFVSLAKYAPEMVRDMRARVRRFVLGLSDDLIAVANIAAQNNDMTITKMVDFVQGNEDRLKEEERCSQQGHFLRDCPSTKQNNGGNVAQSTNSAAHHNSQVEQGRGAAKSNNVGSGRNSLYALADRQDTEARGDVVTEKLCEPFEVFTPVGESVIARCIYMGCPVKVHHRLTVADLVELEMLDFDVIMGMDWLESCYAIVGCRTKIVSFEFPGEPVLEWKGDAVTPRGRFISYLKARRMISKGYIYHLVRVKDTDAEIPTLQSVPIVNEFPEVFPEDLPGVPPDREINFGIDLLPGTKPISIPPYRMAPIDLKELKV from the exons atgccTGCAAAAAGAAAGTACACCAGGAGGGCCTCAGCTACTAGCCAGGGGACCACAACTAATGCTGCTCAGGAGGAGGACACTCCGGCGCAGGAGGTTGCACCAGGATCAGTGCCCAGTGCTTCAGACATGGATGTTAGGGGAGCTATCCAGTTGCTCACCCAGATTGTTGCTACTCAGGCTCAAAGGGAGGGAACAAGTGATGTTCATGAGATGAGTAGCTCCAGTTCTAGGGAATTCCTCAACATGAAACCTCTTGTCTTCACAGGGTCCAAAAAGGATAAGGATCCGCAAAACTTTATTGATGAG CTGAAGGATGTTGCCAACACATTGTATGAAATATGGGAAGAGTCCCGAGAAGAGGATGCGGATCCTTCGACTAAGAAGGAGTTTGCAGATGCGTTCCTTGAGCACTTTCTGCCCATTAAAGTCTTGGAAGCTAAGGCTTTGGAGTTTGAGAGACTCAGACAAAATGATATGAGTGTGAATGAGTACTACCTCAAGTTTGTCTCTCTGGCCAAGTATGCTCCGGAAATGGTACGTGATATGAGGGCCAGGGTTAGGCGGTTTGTGTTGGGGCTTTCAGATGATTTGATTGCTGTTGCTAATATAGCTGCTCAGAATAATGACATGACCATCACTAAGATGGTTGACTTTGTTCAAGGGAACGAAGACAGGTTGAAGGAAGAAGAGCG gtgcagTCAGCAGGGCCACTTCTTGAGGGATTGTCCATCGACAAAGCAGAACAATGGAGGTAACGTAGCTCAGTCCACTAATTCAGCAGCCCATCATAACTCTCAGGTCGAACAAGGGCGCGGTGCAGCAAAGTCTAATAATGTAGGCAGTGGTCGAAACAGCTTGTATGCACTGGCAGACCGTCAGGATACAGAGGCTCGTGGAGATGTTGTCACAG AAAAGTTGTGTGAACCCTTTGAAGTGTTCACTCCAGTTGGAGAATCAGTTATAGCAAGGTGTATCTATATGGGATGTCCAGTCAAAGTGCATCATCGTCTTACTGTAGCAGACTTAGTAGAATTGGAGATGTTAGACTTCGATGTGAtcatgggcatggattggttggaGTCATGTTATGCCATAGTGGGTTGTAGAACCAAAATAGTAAGTTTTGAATTTCCCGGTGAACCAGTCTTAGAATGGAAGGGTGATGCAGTAACACCTaggggtaggtttatttcctatcttaaagcCAGAAGGATGATCTCCAAGGGATATATCTATCACTTGGTTCGAGTTAAGGATACAGATGCTGAGATCCCCACTCTCCAATCGGTACCAATTGTAAATGAGTTTCCAGAAGTGTTTCCCGAAGATCTCCCTGGAGTCCCTCCCGATAGAGAGATTAACTTTGGAATTGATCTACTTCCAGGCACTAAGCCGATATCTATTCCACCTTATAGAATGGCTCCAATAGACTTGAAAGAATTAAAAGTCTAG